The following DNA comes from Kaistia sp. 32K.
AGACCGGGCGCCAGCGAATCGACAAATGGCTCTGGTACGCCCGCCTCGCCAAAAGCCGCTCGATCGCCCAGAAGCTGGTGACCGGCGGCAAGGTCCGCGTCAACCGCGACAAGATCGACGCGTCGAGCCGCCTCGTGCGGCCCGGCGACGTTCTCACCATCGCCTTCGAGCGCCAGGTGCGGGTGATCAAGGTCCTCGATCCCGGCACGCGCCGGGGTCCGGCGCCGGAAGCCCAGCTGCTCTACGAGGATGTGACGCCGCCGGCTCCGATCTCGCCATCCGCCCAGCCGCTGCAGCGCGGCGGACCGCGACCGACCAAGCGCGACCGCCGCGCGCTGGATGCGTTCCATTCCGGAACGTCCGGGGACGGCGGAGAGACTTTTCCATCCGACGACGAAGATTGAGAAAACCCGTTCTGCCGAAGCGGGCGATTGCGGCATCCACGATCCTTGCACCGTCCCGCCAAAGCGTTTACCCATCCGGCGTCGGCGAGCCTGGAACGTGTTCGCCGTTCCGAGGAGACGATCGTGCCCTATGTCGTGACCGACAACTGTATCCGCTGCAAGTACACGGATTGCGTCGAGGTATGTCCGGTGGACTGCTTCTACGAGGGCGAAAACATGCTCGTCATCCATCCGGACGAATGCATCGACTGCGGCGTCTGCGAGCCGGAATGCCCGGCCGAGGCGATCAAGCCGGACACCGAGCCGGGCCTCGAGCAGTGGCTGAAGCTCAACGCCGAATATGCCGAGAAGTGGCCGAACATCACCGTCCGCAAGGATGCGCTGCCCGAAGCGGCCGAGTTCGACGGTGTGCCCAACAAGCTCGAAGGGCATTTTTCCGAGGCGCCCGGCGAGGGCGACTGACGGGAACAACCGGCGGGGCGCGATTCGCGCCCGAATCCCGGACGAGGATTCCGGCACGCGGCGCCTTCACGGCGCTGCGACCGCAATGCTTTGATTTTTGGGTATTTTGTGATATATATATCTGACAGTCGGTGACCACCTACGGCGTAACCGCACCTTTTGGCGTTTCGTTCGTGAACAACCCACAGCATTGACACGATAAACCGTGCTGACGCGACTAGCGCGCGACGGCAAGGGGATCGTCGGCAATGCCGTGCACGCGCGCGGACGTCCTGCAGGTGACAAGCGTCTTCCTGATCGGCTGACAAGCGGAATGAGCGGACCCGACCGGTTCGCCTCCGGGGCTCGCTTGCCCCGGAACCGGGTCGGAGTCGCATTTGCCATGGATGAGACGGGGAATCGTCAAAATCCGGCCTTTGGCTTGGCGAGCCGGGCCCGCCAATTTAACGGAGTTAATACGCGTATGGCCACCCTCAAGAAGACCACTCTGCGTTCCGATTTCAAGACCGGCGAGCACATCGTCTATCCGGCGCATGGCGTCGGTGAGATTGTCGGTATCGAAGAGCAGGAAGTGGCCGGCATCAAGCTTGAGCTCTTCGTGATCGCGTTCGAGAAAGACAAGATGAAGCTGCGCGTCCCCGTCGCGAAGGCGACGACGGTCGGCATGCGCAAGCTTTCCGATGCGACCACCGTGAAGAAGGCACTCGAGACCATTCGTGGCCGCGCCCGCGTCAAGCGCACCATGTGGAGCCGTCGTGCCCAGGAATACGAAGCGAAGATCAATTCCGGCGACCTGATCCAGATCTCCGAAGTTGTCCGCGATCTCTACCGCTCCGACACGCAGCCCGAGCAGTCCTACAGCGAGCGCCAGCTCTATGAGGCCGCTCTCGACCGCATGTCGCGCGAAATCGCGGCGGTGAGCGAGATCTCCGAGACGGAAGCCGTCCGCCAGATCGAGCAGAACCTCGCCAAGAGCCCGAAGCGCGGCGGCAAGGCCGACGAAGAAGTCGCAGCCGAAGTCGACAGCGACGACGAGACGCACGACGAGGCCGCATAAGGCGCCGGGGCCCACGGCCCCGCCTCTGCGAACTCACTGATTCTACAGGGAACGCCCGGCCTCCGCCGGGCGTTTTTCTTTTGGGCGACCACCAGACGCGAGGGTGTTCACGCGGGCTTCCCGTTCGCATCACACCAATGTGTCGCCCATTCTTTGAACCCGATCGTATGGTTGGGGCTTAGCTGGATACGGGGCTGCAAAAAAACGGGAGCGGTCGGATGGGCACGTCGACAATCTCCGGGCGACGATTCGTCAAGGCGGCGATGCAGGCGCCCTATCTGGAGCGGGACGAAGAGCACGACCTGGCGGTGCGCTGGCGCGAGGTCAAGGACCAGGCCGCGCTGCACCGGCTGACGGCATCGCACATGCGCCTCGTCATCGCGCTCGCGGCCCGCTTTCGTCATTTCGGGCTGCCGATGAGCGACCTGATCCAGGAAGGCCATGTCGGTCTGCTGGAAGCGGCCGCCCGCTTCGAGCCGGACCGCGAGGTCCGCTTCTCGACCTATGCCACCTGGTGGATCCGCGCCTCGATCCAGGACTACATCCTGCGCAACTGGTCGATCGTGCGCGGCGGCACCAGCTCGACGCAGAAGGCGCTGTTCTTCAACCTGCGCCGGCTGCGCGCCAAGTTGTCGCAGGGCTCGGTCGCCGTCCCCAACCAGCAGATCTATCAGCAGATTGCGGTCGCCGTCGGCGTGACCGCGCAGGACGTGGCGCTGATGGATGCCCGCCTGTCCGGCTCGGACACCTCGCTGAATGCGCCGGTGCACGATACGGAATCCTCGACCTCGGATCGCCAGGACTTCCTGGTCGACGAGATGCCGCTTCCCGACCAGATGGTCGGCGAGGTCATCGATACCGAACGGCGGGTGACGTGGCTGAACGAGGCGATGCTCGCTCTGTCGGATCGCGAGGCGCGGATCGTGCGCGAACGGCGCCTGCGCGAGGAAGGCGCGACACTGGAATCGCTCGGCGAGACGCTCGGCATCTCCAAGGAGCGCGTCCGGCAGATCGAGAGCCGCGCCATCGAGAAGCTGAAGGCGGCGCTGCTGCGCGACCACCCCGACCGCGCGACCTTCGTGTGAAGTCGCCAGCGCCGTCGTCCTTTTCCCCCAGGCTGCCTTCTCAGCCTCCGACCATCATCCTGAGGTGCCCGGCAAAGCCGGGCCTCGAAGGAGGGTCCAGGGAACGCCCCTCTGCAATCGGGATTGCCACGCTGGATCCTCCTTCGAGGCTTCGCTCACGCGAAGCACCTCAGGATGATGGCGGAGTTCTGCAAAGCTCAGCAGTTTGGACAGCCGCCCGCCACCTCAAGAACCATCCAGGCCCCGATTTGGAATTATGGGCCGAATTCTGAGGAGGCTTGCCCGGCGTGCCGTCTTGAAGCACCCATGGCCTGAGAGCAGCGGTTCGACCGCTCTGCGTGCTTCGAGACGGCCCCTTCGGGCCTCCTCAGCATGATGAGGGGGTCACGGAACATCTCCCGGACCGCCCAGACGCCCCTACGCCGTCCAGACTTCCGGCCGGGCCTCGCCGAGGCCGAGTTCGGCGAGATATTCCTCGATCACCGTCACCACCAGCTTGTGATCCTCGACCTGCGGCAGGCCGGAGACGGTCGCCGTGCCGACCATGCCGACCTTGTCGACGAGGATCGGGAACGAGCCGCCATGGGCGAGGTACTTCCTCGGGTCGACCGCATGGGCGGTGGCGAAATCGACGCCCTTCTGCCGAGCCCGCTCGCCCATGTAGAAGGAGGAATGGCCGTAGCGGCGGACGACCGCCGTCTTGCCGGCGACCCAGAATTCGTTGTCGGCCGAGGTGCCGGCGAGCGCGCAGTAATAGATCCGCTGTTCGCCGCGCGCGATCTCGACCGCGACCGAGAGCCCGTCGCGCCGCGCCCGCTCGATGATGCGCGTGCCGAGCTCGATCGCCGTGTCGTTGTCGAAACGATCGAAGACCAAGCGCCGCTCCTGGTCGAGCAGTTCCTGCAGCAAACCCGGATCGTCGCTCATGTCGTCAGCCCCCTCTGTCGGCGCGTCGCGCGCTATGCCAACGGCATCGCATCCGGCAGGGGCATCGTCAATCGGGACGCGTTCGGGGGACCGGCCGATCAGCCGGCTTCGATCTCGGCGCCGGCGCGCAACGTGTTGCTGACGGTGCAGATCGTCTCGGCCGCCTCGATCAGCTGGGCCTTCTTCGCCGCGTCGAGCGGCCCGTCGATCGTCACGGTGGTCACGAAGCGCGCGACGCGCGACGGCGCCTCATCGGCCTTCTCCGGAATCACCCGCACGTTCACCCGGTCAATCTGATCGAGCCAGCCCTCGCCGCGCGCGGCGATCTGGACGCTGAGGACGATGCAGGAGGAGAGCGAGGCCGCCATCAGGTCGAGCGGATTGAACCCTTCGGCCGAAGGCCGCGTCACCACCGAAAGCCGTCCGCCCGTCTCGCTCGTGACTTCGGGGAGGCTGTCCCGGTCCGCCGAGGCCGTGGCGCCCACGGCCCGGCTCCTGATCGTCGCATTCATGCTCTGTCCTCGAAGCAACCGCCGGCCCGAAGCCGGCGGTCATCGAGTGCTACAGCCACGGCCAATAGGCAAGCGTCCAGACGATGTCGGAGGTCGCGTCATCGTCGTCGGCCTTGTCGGGATCGCGCGTCTCGACGGCGGGATTTACGGGGGTGGCAACCCGTTCGGTCTTCGGATCGGCAGCTCGAAAGAACGAGAGAAAACGGGGAAGCTCGGAAGCAACGTGGTTGGCCAGTGTCATCGGGTTTCTCCGAAATATGCGCCGCAGAAGCAGGAACCGGCACGTCTCCGTCGTTGGTGGCCAGTGCTGGAACGCTCCGACCAGAACCGAGACTTCCCGAATTGGAACCGGCTGTCAACAAACCCGACTTGTTCGATCGTGTATGTCTACAACCGGCATGCGGCAAGCGGTTGATCCGTTAAGGGGATTTTCACCATGCCCTCGGCATCGAACAGAAAGCCTTCCCTAGCGTCATTCCCGCGTAGGCGGGGATGCCTGCAGCCGGATTTCGGACCGCGATCACCTCCCGATGGCACGGCTGGATGGATCCCGGCTCGGAGGCCGGGATGACGGCGAGCGTGGGCAACGGGAGACGCGGAACACCGCGAGCCCTCAACAAAAAAGCGCCGCGAACCCTGGGGCTCGCGGCGCTGGATCCGTCACGGATGTAGAGGCGATCAGCCCTTCATCTTCTCCTGGAACGTCGAGAGGTGCTTCTGCTGCGCCTCGATCATCTTCTCGCGATAGATGCCGTAGATCACGTCGGTGTCGTGCAGCGTCACGCCCTCGATGGTCGGCGAGGCGAAGACCGGCAGCTCGACGCCCTTCTTCGACAGCTGGTCCGCGGTGCGCGCGATCAGCTCATGCGTCAGGATCATGGCGAGGACCGTCGACGAGCCCGAGACCGGGCGGCTCCAGCCCTCGATCGGGACGATCGCGTCCTCGACCGGCGAGTTGGTGTCGATGACGACGTCGGCGACGTCCTTCAGCCGCTTGCCGGACGAGTGCTTGGCCGGCTTGTCGTTCGCCTTCGAGGTGATGGCGACGACGAACAGGCCGCGCGCCTTGGCGTAGAGCGCCGTCTCGATGCCGGCCGAGTTGGTGCCGGAATGCGAGTAGATGATGATGGAATCGCCGGCATTCAGCGGCTGGTGGTCGAGGAACTTGTCGATGTAGTTCTCGGTCCGCTCCAGCCAGAGCAGTTCGCGCACGCCGCCGGCGCCGAGCACGTTGTGCCACATCACGCGCGGGTCGGTCAGCGGGTTGAAGCCGACATAGGAGCCGTAGCGCGGGAAGGCTTCCTGGGTCGGCAGCACCGAATGGCCCGAGCCGAACAGATGGACCAGGCCGCCCTTCGCCAGCGTCTCGGAGAAGCGCTGCGCCGCCTCGCTGAGCGCCGCGTCATTGGCGGAACCGGCCTTCTCGATCAGCTGGATCAGGCGGTGCAGATAGAAATCGGACATCAATGGTCTCCCTGGGTGATTTCGTGATGGCAAAGTCGAACGGGGCTAGATCCGCAGGGTGGAGCGGATCTCGTAGCGGTCGCCCCGCATGATCGAGAGGGTGAATTCGAACGGCCCGCGCGGGTCGACGGCGAGGCGCTCGACGATGAAGGCGGGGCTGCCGGCCTCGATTTCGAGCAGCTCGGCATCCTCCGGCCCGACGGCGCCGACGCGATAGATCTCCGTCGCCTCGAACGGCTTGATGCCGTAGCGCCGCTCGATCTGGGCGTAGAGCGAGCTGCCGGAAAGATCCTCGTCGAGCAGGCCGGGCACGCGGTCGAGGCGCAGATGCGCCGTCTGCACGCCGATCGGCGAGCCATTGCCGAGACGCAGCCGGCGGACCATGGCGACGGGCTCGCCCTCCTCGATCTCCAGCGCCGCCGCGACGCGGGGGCTCGCCGGCACGATCTCCTGCGCCAGCATGCGCGAGCCGACGGAGAGGCCCAGCGCCGCCATTTCGTCGGTGAAGCTGGTCAGGCCGCGCGCGCCGGCGACGACGGTGGCGCTGCGCACGAAGGTGCCGCGCCCATGTTCGCGCCGGAGCAGGCCGAGCGCCTCGAGATTTCGCAGCGCATGGCGCACCGTGATGCGGCTGACACCGAGCAGCTCGCACAGCCGGTCCTCGGCCGGGATCTGGGATCCGGCCGGCCATTCGCCCGCCTCGATGCGGGCGCGGATGGCGCGCTCGGCCTGGTGCCAGAGCGGCTCCGGCCGGCGCCGGTCGAGGGATGTGATCAGTCCATCGTTCATCGGACCCTCCACCATTCGGCTCCCCGCGCCGCCGCGACCGCCGCGCCGACGAGGCCGGCTTGCGGGCCGAAGCGGCCGGGCCTGATTTCGATACTTCTAAGATGCGGCGGCAGGTGCCGCGTCAGCGCGGCACGAAGCGGCGGCCCGAGGACATCGATCGTCTCGGAGACACCACCAGCGAGCAGCACCGCCGCCGGATCGAGCAGCGCCACGGCGCCGGCGAGCGTGGTGCCGAGCGCCGTGCCGGCGGCATGGATGGCGAGGCTCGCCGGCCGGTCGCCCTGCCGCGCCGCCGCGATCAGCGCCGCGCCGTCGGCGAGCCCGATCTCGCGCGCCGCGCGGTCGAGCGCCCGGCCCGCCGCCTGCCGCTCCAGCCAGCCGGAGCGATCCTCGCCGGCATCGTCGACATCCGCCGAGGCCCAGCCGAAGGAGCAGGCACCGCCGCGGCTGCCGCGCACGATGCGGCCGCCGGCAAGCACCGACGAGCCGATGCCGGTGCCGATCGCGAGCAGGATCGCGTCGTCGAGCCCGCGCGCAGCACCCAGCCGCGCCTCGGCGAGCAGCGCCATCTGCGCGTCATTGCCGGCCGCGACCGGCGCGCCGGCGGGGGCGAGCAGTTCAGCGAGGTCGATGCCGTCGAGATGCGGCAGGTTCGGCACCCAGCGCGCGACCGTGCCCTCGACGAGGCCGGGAACGGTGATGCCGATGCCGACGAGCGGCTCCGCGCGGTTGCGCGTGGCGATCAGCGCCAGCACCTTTTCGCGCAGCGCTTCGGCGCTTTCCGGCGCCGGCCAGCGCTCGACCGCGTCGAGTTCGGAAGGCGCGTCGGCGCGGACGAAGCCGGCGCGCAGGCTGGTGCCGCCGAGATCGAGCGCCAGGACGTGGGAAAAGGTGGTCATTGTCCCGTCATCCCGGAGGCTGTGATGGTACGGACGAAGAAGCGCTGCAGGAACACGAACAGGATCAGCGGCGGCAGCACGGCGAGCGTCGCCCCGGCCATGACGAGGCCGGTATTGACGGCGGAGCGGTTGTAGGAGAGCAGCCGCGAGAGGCTGATCACGATCGGGTAGTTGTCGGAATTGCCCTGCAGCACGGTGAGCGGCCAGAGATAGCTGTTCCAGTGATAGACGAAGGCGAACAGCGCGAGCGCCGCCAGCGCCGGGGCGACGGCCGGCGCGACGATCCGGAACAGGATGCGGAACTCCGACGCGCCGTCGAGCCGCGCCGCTTCCAAGAGCTCGTCCGGCACGCCGGCGATGAACTGGCGCATCAGGAAGATGCCGAAGGCATTGGCGAGATTGGGCACGATGACGCCGGCGAGGCTGGCGTTGAGGCCGATCGTGCCGACCAGCCGATAGAGCGGGATCAGCGTCACGATCGGCGGCAGGAACATGGTCGCGATGGTGATCGCGAACAGAACCTCGCGATTGCGGAAGCGGTATTTGGCGAAGGCGTAGCCGGCCATCAAAGAGGTCAGGAGGATGCCGGCGGTGGTGATGCCGGCGATCACGGCCGAATTGGCGAAGGAGCGGCCGACGCGGATCAGCTCGTTGACCTTCTGGTAGGCGTCGAGCGAGGGCGTCTGCGGGATCCAGACCGGCGGCGTTTGCATCGCCTCGGCCGGGGTCTTCAGGCTCGACAGCACCATCCAGACGAGCGGGAAGGCCGAGGCGACGGCGATCGCGATCATCAGGAGATAGAGGAAGGCGCGCCAGCCGGTCACGCCGGCGCCCGTGGCGGGAAGGCGTCCCTGCGCGCTCATCGCCGATCCTCCCGACGCGCGAAGGCGAAGACGGCGGTGACCGTGATAACGAGCGCCAGGAGCAGCGTCACCGACATGGCCGAGCCGAGGCCGCCCTGGGCGCGCTCGATGCCGACGCGGCGGATGTGATAGGTCATGACATTGGTCGAACCGACCGGGCCGCCCTGGGTGATCAGCGCCACCGGCTCGAACACCTGCACGGCGTTGATCAGCGCGATCACGGCGGAGAAGAGCAGCGTCCGCTTCAGGAGCGGCAGCGTGATGAAGCCGAACAGCGCCGGCCCGCGCGCGCCATCCATCCGCGCCGCCTCGTAGATCGAGGTCGGGATCTGGGTGAGGCCGGCGATGATCAGGATGGTGAAATAGCCGACCTGCTGCCAGACGTTCAAAAGCACGATCGAGACCAGCGCCGTATCGGGCGAGGACAGCCAGGGCTGCGGGCCGATGCCGACAAGGGAAAGCAGCTGGTTGATCGGTCCCTCCGTCGGCGAATAGAGCTTTGAAAACACCAGCGCCACCGCGATCATCGGCACCATGTAGGTGGCGAACAGGATGGTGCGCAGCACGTTGGCGCCCTTGAGCTCGGCCTGGTGGATCAGCATGCCGAACACCACCGAAAGCGGCAGGATCAGCGCGATCGACATCGCCGAATAGAGCGCCGTGTTGAGCATCGCGCCCTTGAAGTCGCGCCCGACCGAGCTCGATCCGAAGATCTCGCGGAAATTGTCGAGGCCGACGAAGGTCGCTGTCGTGAACGGCGTCTGCGACGACCATTTGGTGAAGGCGAGCCACACGGTCAGCGCGATTGGCACCAGGATGAAGACGGCGAGCAGGCCCAGCCCCGGCGCGAGCATGGCGAAGGTCGATTTTCGAAGGCCGATCATGCGGGACTGTTTGCTCTGTTCATGACTGCGATTTTGACGGCGGCCCCGACGGGCGGCCGCTGTCGGCTCCCTCTCCCGCTGGCGGGAGAGGGTCGGGGTGAAGGTCTTCCGGCGACGTCCGCTCAGCGGTGGGGACCTTAAAGCGAAGCAAGGCCCTCACCCCCGCCCTCTCCCACTGGCGTGGGCGAGGGAGCGATCGAGCCCTCCGCCGTCATCCCGGGTCAAGCCCGGGATGACGGCGTGGCGAGGCCCTACTGCGACGCCTTTTCGAGGATCGACGCGGCGTCGGCCTGCGCCGCGGCGGCGGCCTCGGCGGCCGTCTCCTTGCCGAACTGCACAGCCTCGATATGGCCCTGCAGCGATTCCGTGAATTCCTGGCCGCCGAGCACGGTCGGGAACGGCCGGGCTTCCGACAGCACGTCGACATAGCCGGCGAGGAACGGCGTCTTCAGCCGGTCGGCGAAGGCGGCGACGTCGGAGGTGCGCGACGGCAGGATGCCCATCGACTGCAGCAGGTCGCCCATGGCCGAGGCGCCGTTCTCGCCCGAGGTCGGGCCGTTGAACCAGGCGAGGAAGTCCCAGGCCGCCTTCTTCTCGGCGTCCGAGGCGCCGTCGGAGACGACGGTCATCCAGGAATAGGAGATCGAGTGCGGTCCGTCGCCCTTCGGGCCGACCGGGATCGGCGCGGTGGCGACGTCAGCGAAGCGGTCGCCCATGCCGGCCTTCAGCGCCGATTCCCACCAGTTCGCCATGATGATCATGCCGGTCTTGCCGGAGACGAAATTGTCGAGGAACGGACCGGTGGTGTTGGCGTCGGCCGTGCCCATGGTGGCGACCGAGGCGCCGGACTTGATCAGCTTCTCGTAGAGCTCGAACGTCGCCTTGGCGTTCTCGCTGTCGAGCTGCGGCTTGCCATCGACCACGAGCGCGCCGCCATTCGAGGCGAGCAGCGAGGCGAAGGGATGGACGACGCCCGCCGCCCAGGAGTTGATCATGCCGAAGCCCTGCTGGCCCTTGTCCTTGTTGGTCAGCTTCTCGGCGGCGGCGTAGAACTCGTCCCAGGTCTTCGGCGCTTCCTTGATGCCGGCTTCCTCGAACAGCTTCTTGTTGTAGTTCAGCGCGTAGACGTCGATCTCGTTCGGATAGCCGTAGACCGTGCCGCCGACGCTCGCGGCCGTCGCCACGCCGTTCGGCCAGTTGGTCTTGACGTCGGCGGCGTTCGCTTCCGGCGCGGCGTTGACGAGCTTGTCGCGCGCGAGTTCCGGCAGCCAGAGATCGTAGATGCCGGTGATCGTCGGCCCGCCGGCCTGGCCGGCCTGCGAGCGCAGCGTCGTCAGGAGGTCGCCGAACGGCACGGCGCGCACGTCCACCTTCACGCCCGGATGGTCCTTGGCATAGGTGGCGGCGGCGGCCTCGAGCTTGGCGACCGTCTCCGGCGGCCAATGCGTCAGGAACGACACGGTCACGTCTTCGGCCCAGGCAACGCTCGAGAAAGCGGCCATGGCGGAACCCAGAAACAAGCCCATCAACGGTCTGATCGTCACGGTACCCCTCCGTTCGAATGCCGACGGTCCGGCGGTGCGACCGGCCATCGTTCTGTTATGACGTAAGGACGTTATAATGACTTTAGCTAATCGGCAAGCCGCCAATTCCCCTCCGGCGGCGCCGACCGTGCCAGCACAGCATAACCGCTGAGTTCCGCAACGCCAGCCGAACGGCTGTCAGATCCGGGGCCCTCCGAAAAGGTATAATTTTGCGCGAAGCGCCCCATTCGCGAAATGCTCGGGCTTGCCCGATTCTCGCCTCGACGCCACATGTGGTGCACCGCTGCGACCGCGCCGAGTGGAGACCATTCATGACTGATCCGGCCGTTTCGACCCCGCTTCCCCGACCCGTTCGATCCAGCCTGGACCTGATCGGCCGGACGCCGATCGTCGAGCTGACGACCTTCGATACCGGCCCGTGCCGGCTGTTCGTCAAGCTGGAGAGCCAGAATCCCGGCGGCTCGATCAAGGACCGCATCGCGCTGTCGATGATTCGCGCCGCCGAGGCGGATGGCCGCCTGAAGCCGGGCGGCACCATCGTCGAGGCGACGGCCGGCAATACCGGCCTCGGCCTCGCCCAGGTGGCGCTGCCGAAGGGCTATCACCTGATCCTCGTCGTTCCCGACAAGATGTCGCGCGAGAAGGTGCAGCATCTGCGCGCCATCGGCGCCGACGTCCGCACCACCCGCTCCGATGTCGGCAAGGGTCATCCCGACTACTACCAGGACATGGGCGCGCGCATCGCCGAGGAGACCGGCGGCTTCTTCGTCAACCAGTTCGCCAATCCGGCCAATCCGCTGGCGCATGAGACGACGACCGGCCCCGAGATCTTCGAGCAGATGGACGGCAAGGTCGACGCGATCGTCGTCGGCGTCGGCTCCGGCGGCACGCTGACCGGCATCGGCCGCTATTTCAGATCGGCGTCGCCGGCGACCAAGATGGTGCTGGCCGACCCGAAGGGCTCGATCCTGGCGCCGCTGGTCACCACCGGCGAGACGATCGAACCGGGCAGCTGGGCCGTCGAGGGCATCGGCGAGGATTTCGTGCCGCCGAACTGCGACCTGTCGCTGGTCTCGGCCGCCTACACCATCTCGGACCGCGAAAGCATCGCGGCGGCGCGCGCCCTGCTCGCGCAGGAGGGGATCCTCGCCGGCTCGTCCTCCGGCACGCTGCTGGCGGCGGCGCTGCGCTATTGCCGCGAGCAGACGACGCCGCAGAACGTCGTCACCCTCGTCTGCGACAGCGGCAACAAATATCTCTCCAAGGTCTTCAACGACGTCTGGGTCGCCGAGCAGGGCCTGATCGAGAGGATTCGCCACGGCAATCTGCGCGACCTGGTGGCCCGCACCTACGCCGACGGCGCCACCGTCACCGTCGCGCCCGACGACACGCTGTCGACCGCCTATTCCCGCATGCGCTCGGCAGACGTCTCGCAGCTGCCGGTGATCGAGCATGGCAATCTGATCGGCCTGCTCGACGAGAGCGACGTGCTGAACGGCCTGCGCCGGCTCGGCCGCGAGGGCCGCGGCGATTTCGGCGCCTCGGTGCGCGAGACGATGGTGACGGCGCTGAACACGCTGCAGGCGGGCGAACCGATCGACGCGCTGCTGCCGGTGTTCGAGCGCGACGAGGTCGCCATCGTCATGGACGGCGACGAATTCGTCGGCCTGATAACCCGTATGGACCTGATCAATCATGAGAGGTTGGCGTTTTGAACAAGCCTGAGAAGACCAATCGACTTGCCTTCGAGACGCGAACCATCCACGGCGGCCAGAGTCACGATCCCCTGACGGGCGCCGTCATGGTGCCGATCTACGCCACCTCGACCTACGCGCAGGAGAGCCCCGGCGTTCACAAGGGCTTCGAATACGGCCGCTCGCAGAATCCGACCCGCTTCGCCTTCGAGCGCGCCGTCGCCGATCTCGAGAGCGGCACGGCCGGATTCGCCTTCGCCTCCGGCCTCGCCGCGATCGCGACGACGCTGGAGCTGCTCTCCGCCGGCGACCACATCATCGCGACCGACGATCTCTATGGCGGCACATTCCGCCTGCTCGACAAGGTGCGCAAGCGCACCGCCAATCTCGACGTCACCTTCGTCGACTTCACCGATCTGGCCGCCGTCGAGGCGGCGATCCGGCCGGAGACGAAGCTGCTCTGGGTCGAGACGCCGACCAACCCGCTGCTCCGCATCATCGATCTCGAGGCGGTGGCGACGCTCGCCAAGCGGCGCGGCCTGATCACGGTTGCCGACAATACCTTTGCCAGCCCCTATATCCAGCGGCCGCTGGAGTTCGGCATCGACATCGTCGTGCATTCGACCACCAAGTACCTGAACGGCCACTCCGACATGATCGGCGGTACGGTCGTGGTCGGCTCCAACCAGGCGATCGTCGACCAGATCCGCTTCCTGCAGAACGCGATCGGCGCCATCTCCGGCCCGTTCGACAGCTTCCTGGCGCTGCGCGGCCTGAAGACGCTGGCGCTCCGCATGCAGCGGCACTCGGAGAACGGCCTCGCCATCGCCAAGTGGCTGGAAGCGCGGCCGGACGTGAAGCGCGTCATCTATCCGGGCCTCGAAAGCCATCCGCAGCACGCCATCGCCAAGCGGCAGATGCACGCCTTCGGCGGCATGATCAGCGTCGAGCTTGACCGGGATCTCGCCGGCACCAAGCGCTTCCTCGAGCGCGTGCGCCTGTTCACGCTGGCCGAGAGCCTCGGCGGCGTCGAGAGCCTGATCGAGCATCCGGCGACGATGACGCATGCCTCGATCCCGCTGGCCCAGCGCGAGGCGATCGGCATCACCGACGGTCTCGTGCGCTTCTCGGCCGGTATCGAGGCGGCCGACGACCTGATCGCCGACATCGCGCAGGCCCTTCTCTGACGCATCTGCGCGACAGGAAACCGGCATCGCCGCGCGAAGGGTGACGTAACGGCAACTCTGGTGTAGAAATAGATCCTTCGACATCGGGGAAATCATGTCTGAAACCGACACGCCATCGCG
Coding sequences within:
- a CDS encoding ABC transporter substrate-binding protein → MAAFSSVAWAEDVTVSFLTHWPPETVAKLEAAAATYAKDHPGVKVDVRAVPFGDLLTTLRSQAGQAGGPTITGIYDLWLPELARDKLVNAAPEANAADVKTNWPNGVATAASVGGTVYGYPNEIDVYALNYNKKLFEEAGIKEAPKTWDEFYAAAEKLTNKDKGQQGFGMINSWAAGVVHPFASLLASNGGALVVDGKPQLDSENAKATFELYEKLIKSGASVATMGTADANTTGPFLDNFVSGKTGMIIMANWWESALKAGMGDRFADVATAPIPVGPKGDGPHSISYSWMTVVSDGASDAEKKAAWDFLAWFNGPTSGENGASAMGDLLQSMGILPSRTSDVAAFADRLKTPFLAGYVDVLSEARPFPTVLGGQEFTESLQGHIEAVQFGKETAAEAAAAAQADAASILEKASQ
- a CDS encoding pyridoxal-phosphate dependent enzyme — encoded protein: MTDPAVSTPLPRPVRSSLDLIGRTPIVELTTFDTGPCRLFVKLESQNPGGSIKDRIALSMIRAAEADGRLKPGGTIVEATAGNTGLGLAQVALPKGYHLILVVPDKMSREKVQHLRAIGADVRTTRSDVGKGHPDYYQDMGARIAEETGGFFVNQFANPANPLAHETTTGPEIFEQMDGKVDAIVVGVGSGGTLTGIGRYFRSASPATKMVLADPKGSILAPLVTTGETIEPGSWAVEGIGEDFVPPNCDLSLVSAAYTISDRESIAAARALLAQEGILAGSSSGTLLAAALRYCREQTTPQNVVTLVCDSGNKYLSKVFNDVWVAEQGLIERIRHGNLRDLVARTYADGATVTVAPDDTLSTAYSRMRSADVSQLPVIEHGNLIGLLDESDVLNGLRRLGREGRGDFGASVRETMVTALNTLQAGEPIDALLPVFERDEVAIVMDGDEFVGLITRMDLINHERLAF
- a CDS encoding carbohydrate ABC transporter permease, giving the protein MSAQGRLPATGAGVTGWRAFLYLLMIAIAVASAFPLVWMVLSSLKTPAEAMQTPPVWIPQTPSLDAYQKVNELIRVGRSFANSAVIAGITTAGILLTSLMAGYAFAKYRFRNREVLFAITIATMFLPPIVTLIPLYRLVGTIGLNASLAGVIVPNLANAFGIFLMRQFIAGVPDELLEAARLDGASEFRILFRIVAPAVAPALAALALFAFVYHWNSYLWPLTVLQGNSDNYPIVISLSRLLSYNRSAVNTGLVMAGATLAVLPPLILFVFLQRFFVRTITASGMTGQ
- a CDS encoding carbohydrate ABC transporter permease; protein product: MIGLRKSTFAMLAPGLGLLAVFILVPIALTVWLAFTKWSSQTPFTTATFVGLDNFREIFGSSSVGRDFKGAMLNTALYSAMSIALILPLSVVFGMLIHQAELKGANVLRTILFATYMVPMIAVALVFSKLYSPTEGPINQLLSLVGIGPQPWLSSPDTALVSIVLLNVWQQVGYFTILIIAGLTQIPTSIYEAARMDGARGPALFGFITLPLLKRTLLFSAVIALINAVQVFEPVALITQGGPVGSTNVMTYHIRRVGIERAQGGLGSAMSVTLLLALVITVTAVFAFARREDRR
- a CDS encoding ROK family protein; translation: MTTFSHVLALDLGGTSLRAGFVRADAPSELDAVERWPAPESAEALREKVLALIATRNRAEPLVGIGITVPGLVEGTVARWVPNLPHLDGIDLAELLAPAGAPVAAGNDAQMALLAEARLGAARGLDDAILLAIGTGIGSSVLAGGRIVRGSRGGACSFGWASADVDDAGEDRSGWLERQAAGRALDRAAREIGLADGAALIAAARQGDRPASLAIHAAGTALGTTLAGAVALLDPAAVLLAGGVSETIDVLGPPLRAALTRHLPPHLRSIEIRPGRFGPQAGLVGAAVAAARGAEWWRVR